A genomic segment from Moorena sp. SIOASIH encodes:
- a CDS encoding ABC transporter ATP-binding protein/permease translates to MIELNSRLHWVYVKLSLTSEVQFIALLGLIIIFAFWTKSLLSFQAQKYIFKFSFTQYGELSSNLLHAYLVAPYTFHLRKNTAFLINTVLEDSGVFSVKFMIPFLKTVASFIIILFLVILLIITDPIATITLALILLIPLGIIYQFKDKISEWGKKVSQSKEEMIRIINHSLGGLKETRIIGCESYFERQMSDQVDQLVNGMTSFHTFQALPRIIIEAILVTFLVAFVSIVLVFNLGTENIIEVLGIFALASVRMIPAFSHLTSNIALMRNSSYSINKIYLDLKELEEIEVEEIFEPKYLSDLSTLSNPNTPSEQFRDIVKSIDINRSLSPEDNQIEIERITYRYPKVLDPTIMNISLTINKGQSIALIGKSGSGKTTLVDVILGLLAPESGEIRYKGQSIYNNLRSWQNLLGYIPQSIFLIDDTIEGNIAFGVPKHLIDRERLDQAIQSAQLAEFVDQLPEGVNSVVGERGVRLSGGQRQRIGIARALYHQREILVLDEATSALDNETEQLVNEAIKSLNGTKTMIIIAHRLSTIEHCDCIYLLDQGRLVKSGTYQEMILNEQSFNF, encoded by the coding sequence TTGATTGAACTAAATTCTCGGCTGCATTGGGTTTATGTCAAGTTAAGTTTAACTTCTGAAGTTCAGTTTATTGCCTTGCTAGGTTTAATCATTATTTTTGCCTTCTGGACTAAATCCTTATTAAGTTTCCAAGCTCAAAAATATATCTTTAAATTTAGCTTTACTCAGTACGGTGAACTATCCTCAAATTTGCTCCACGCCTACTTGGTAGCACCTTACACATTTCATCTCAGAAAAAATACAGCTTTTTTAATCAACACGGTCTTGGAAGACTCGGGAGTTTTTAGTGTAAAATTCATGATTCCTTTCCTAAAAACTGTAGCCAGTTTTATTATTATCTTGTTTTTAGTAATTTTACTAATAATTACCGATCCGATCGCAACAATTACTCTAGCCTTGATTTTACTAATTCCCTTGGGGATTATCTACCAATTTAAAGACAAAATTTCCGAATGGGGAAAAAAAGTATCTCAATCTAAGGAGGAAATGATTCGCATCATCAATCATAGCCTTGGAGGATTAAAAGAAACACGAATTATTGGTTGCGAATCTTACTTTGAAAGGCAAATGAGTGATCAAGTCGATCAACTGGTTAATGGCATGACATCGTTTCATACTTTTCAAGCTTTGCCTCGCATTATAATTGAAGCGATTTTAGTGACATTTTTAGTAGCTTTTGTATCTATAGTTTTAGTCTTTAACCTTGGGACAGAAAATATTATCGAAGTTTTAGGTATTTTCGCTTTGGCTTCCGTGCGCATGATTCCAGCATTTAGTCATTTAACATCTAATATTGCTTTGATGCGAAACTCCAGCTATTCGATTAATAAAATATACTTGGATTTAAAAGAGTTAGAAGAGATTGAAGTAGAGGAAATTTTTGAGCCTAAATATTTATCAGATTTATCTACCCTCTCCAACCCTAATACTCCCTCAGAGCAATTCAGGGATATTGTAAAGTCCATTGACATTAATAGAAGTCTATCACCGGAGGATAATCAGATCGAAATTGAGAGAATTACCTACCGCTATCCCAAGGTTTTAGACCCTACTATTATGAACATATCCTTGACTATCAACAAAGGTCAATCTATTGCTTTAATCGGTAAATCAGGCTCAGGTAAGACAACATTAGTTGATGTAATTTTAGGTCTGTTAGCACCTGAAAGTGGTGAGATTAGGTACAAAGGTCAATCGATATATAATAATCTGCGTTCCTGGCAAAATTTACTTGGCTATATCCCACAGTCGATTTTTCTCATAGATGACACAATCGAAGGAAATATTGCCTTTGGTGTTCCAAAGCATTTGATTGATCGAGAACGATTAGATCAGGCTATCCAATCTGCTCAACTTGCGGAGTTTGTTGACCAATTGCCTGAAGGAGTTAACTCTGTTGTTGGTGAACGGGGAGTGCGTTTATCTGGTGGTCAACGCCAACGGATAGGAATTGCTCGCGCACTTTACCATCAGAGAGAAATTTTAGTCCTAGATGAGGCGACTTCTGCACTAGACAATGAAACTGAACAGTTGGTTAATGAAGCAATTAAATCTTTGAATGGCACTAAAACGATGATTATCATTGCCCACCGTCTCTCCACGATTGAACATTGTGATTGTATCTATTTGCTCGATCAAGGTCGCTTAGTGAAGTCAGGTACTTATCAAGAGATGATTTTAAATGAACAAAGCTTTAATTTTTGA
- the rimM gene encoding ribosome maturation factor RimM (Essential for efficient processing of 16S rRNA), producing MTNDDWLEIGRIVSPHGLKGELRVYPSSDFPERFEEPGQRWLKPPLAPSARGVRGDSSPRNNLPQPVELLWGRFVPGKGLYVVQLKGVDNRDQAEALRGYQLLVPASDRPELEEDEYHILDLIDLEVFNQLTGEAVGVVVDVIPAGNDLLKVKLQSSVQPSPTQPETPPPTRTSKKRQPKGKKKPEPATVLIPFVKAIAPVVDLENGRIEITPPAGLLEVNKP from the coding sequence ATGACCAATGACGACTGGCTAGAAATCGGTAGAATTGTTTCCCCCCATGGGCTAAAAGGAGAGTTGCGAGTTTATCCAAGTTCTGACTTTCCGGAGAGGTTTGAGGAGCCAGGACAGCGCTGGTTAAAACCACCACTTGCCCCTTCCGCGCGGGGGGTTAGGGGGGATTCCTCTCCCCGGAATAATCTACCCCAACCTGTAGAATTACTTTGGGGACGTTTTGTCCCTGGTAAAGGGTTATATGTTGTGCAGCTAAAGGGGGTAGACAACCGGGATCAGGCAGAGGCGTTGCGCGGTTATCAACTGTTGGTACCAGCCAGCGATCGCCCAGAGTTAGAGGAAGATGAGTATCACATCTTAGACTTGATTGACCTTGAAGTCTTTAATCAACTCACTGGTGAAGCTGTGGGGGTAGTCGTAGACGTGATCCCAGCCGGTAATGACCTTTTGAAAGTCAAATTGCAATCTTCAGTGCAACCCTCCCCAACCCAGCCAGAAACTCCACCACCCACTCGAACTAGCAAGAAACGCCAACCCAAGGGTAAGAAGAAACCAGAGCCAGCAACGGTACTGATTCCGTTTGTGAAAGCGATCGCACCAGTGGTCGATCTCGAAAATGGTCGGATTGAGATTACGCCTCCTGCGGGTTTACTAGAAGTCAATAAACCTTAA
- a CDS encoding alpha/beta fold hydrolase, whose translation MSTQELTSYHTTENHVWNWQGNHIQYTVMGTGKPLLLVHGFGASIGHWRKNIPVLAAGGYRVFAIDLLGFGGSDKPALSYTVELWQQQIKEFWDTYINEPTVFIGNSIGALLSLMVVTNYPEIAAGGVLINSAGGLNHRPEELNLPLRLVMAAFTRLVNSPTFGPFLFNRIRQKNRIRSTLRQVYCDSDAITEELVELIYQPACDPGAQKVFASVLTAPPGPRPSELLPKLQSPLLILWGEEDPWTPISGATIFQKQSHQGKDVKFVGIPKAGHCPHDENPESVNSLILDWLSSRW comes from the coding sequence GTGTCTACACAAGAACTAACATCATACCACACTACGGAAAACCATGTTTGGAACTGGCAAGGTAACCATATTCAATACACCGTAATGGGGACTGGTAAGCCTCTACTGTTGGTTCATGGTTTTGGGGCATCCATTGGACATTGGCGCAAGAATATTCCTGTCCTAGCTGCAGGGGGTTATCGAGTGTTTGCCATCGATCTGCTGGGATTCGGAGGTTCTGATAAACCTGCCTTGTCCTACACCGTAGAGTTGTGGCAACAACAAATAAAGGAGTTTTGGGATACCTACATCAACGAACCTACCGTATTTATCGGTAACTCCATTGGTGCTCTGTTAAGTCTGATGGTGGTAACAAACTATCCTGAGATTGCTGCTGGTGGTGTCTTAATCAACAGTGCTGGTGGACTCAATCACCGCCCTGAAGAGCTAAATCTACCTTTGCGGTTGGTGATGGCAGCTTTTACCAGGTTAGTTAACTCTCCAACCTTTGGACCGTTCCTGTTTAACCGTATCCGCCAGAAAAATCGCATCCGCAGCACCCTCCGTCAAGTCTACTGTGATTCAGATGCCATTACAGAGGAACTTGTAGAGTTAATCTACCAGCCTGCTTGTGATCCCGGTGCTCAAAAGGTATTTGCATCAGTTCTTACTGCTCCTCCTGGTCCTAGACCTAGTGAACTTTTACCGAAGTTACAAAGTCCTCTACTCATTCTTTGGGGAGAAGAAGACCCTTGGACACCGATTTCTGGTGCTACCATCTTCCAAAAGCAGAGTCATCAGGGTAAAGACGTCAAATTTGTAGGGATTCCTAAGGCTGGTCACTGCCCTCATGACGAAAACCCAGAGTCCGTAAATTCACTGATTCTCGATTGGTTGTCATCTCGCTGGTGA
- a CDS encoding ABC transporter ATP-binding protein has product MPEPLIELKGVSKSFGSNVILNQLDLKIYQGDALVIIGPSGTGKSTILRIIAGLLPADVGEVYVKGQRRSGLIEDAQDPIGIGMVFQQAALFDSLTVEENVGFLLYQHSKLPHHRIRKLVNQSLEMVGLSGVGDRYPAELSGGMRKRVSFARAIISNPDNPRDNPEVLLYDEPTAGLDPIASTVIEDLVRQIQREENACSTYLMVTHQESTIRRTADRVVFLYKGKVQWSGSVGDIDTTDNPLVQQFFSASTTGPIQVVG; this is encoded by the coding sequence ATGCCAGAACCATTGATCGAACTGAAGGGAGTGAGCAAATCGTTTGGAAGCAATGTCATTTTGAATCAGTTGGATCTGAAAATTTATCAGGGTGATGCCCTAGTCATTATAGGTCCTTCTGGAACCGGCAAATCAACAATTCTTCGGATTATTGCTGGCTTACTACCTGCTGACGTCGGTGAAGTTTATGTTAAAGGGCAACGGCGCTCCGGTTTAATAGAAGATGCTCAAGACCCCATTGGTATTGGTATGGTATTTCAGCAGGCAGCTTTGTTTGACTCGCTGACGGTGGAAGAGAATGTGGGTTTCTTGCTTTACCAGCATTCTAAACTACCACATCATCGAATTAGGAAATTGGTCAATCAAAGCCTGGAGATGGTAGGGTTATCTGGTGTTGGAGACCGCTACCCAGCTGAGTTATCAGGAGGTATGCGCAAACGAGTCAGTTTTGCCCGTGCTATCATTTCTAATCCCGATAATCCCAGGGACAACCCAGAGGTGTTACTCTACGACGAACCAACCGCTGGACTTGACCCGATCGCCTCAACAGTGATTGAAGATTTAGTGCGCCAGATACAACGGGAAGAAAACGCTTGTAGTACTTACCTAATGGTCACCCATCAGGAGAGTACAATTCGCCGCACCGCTGACCGGGTTGTTTTCCTCTACAAAGGCAAAGTACAGTGGTCCGGCAGCGTTGGGGACATAGATACCACAGATAATCCTCTAGTGCAACAATTTTTTAGTGCCAGTACCACTGGTCCAATTCAAGTAGTAGGTTGA
- a CDS encoding NADPH-dependent FMN reductase → MVNIVGISGSLRPESYSYQALEHAIDRVKAYGISTEILDLRQMQLPFCTGDSDYPDYPDVTRLQETVKQADGLILATPEYHGSVSGVLKNALDLMSFEHLEGKVTGLISVLGGQSNSNALNDLRIIMRWVHSWVIPEQIAIGQAWKAFGEDGKLLDKKLSERFDKFAESLVANTQKLR, encoded by the coding sequence ATGGTGAACATTGTTGGAATTAGTGGTAGTTTACGTCCTGAATCCTATAGCTATCAGGCTCTAGAGCATGCTATAGACCGAGTGAAAGCTTATGGTATATCAACTGAAATCCTCGACTTGCGTCAGATGCAATTACCATTTTGCACTGGTGATAGTGACTATCCAGACTATCCAGATGTCACCCGATTGCAGGAAACCGTGAAGCAAGCCGATGGCTTAATTCTGGCAACACCGGAATATCACGGTAGTGTGAGTGGTGTACTTAAAAATGCCCTAGATTTGATGAGTTTTGAACATCTCGAAGGCAAAGTTACCGGTTTGATTAGTGTATTGGGGGGTCAGTCTAATAGTAACGCTCTCAATGATCTACGGATAATTATGCGCTGGGTACATAGTTGGGTCATTCCAGAGCAAATTGCCATTGGTCAGGCTTGGAAAGCCTTTGGTGAAGATGGCAAGCTTTTGGATAAAAAACTCTCCGAGCGCTTCGATAAATTTGCTGAAAGTTTGGTAGCAAATACTCAGAAGTTAAGGTAA
- a CDS encoding Crp/Fnr family transcriptional regulator, with protein MYSPSDPLEASRPFVTWQRILDWGQEHYRYRTFSKDERIPTRPGLLYLVERGAIRLVGTSQVSASPNFSGSQCSHQNMEEAFLGFIGAGQPFEIVALSPFTLQAYSHVEQTAVVWMYWDDLDNWPHFRREILDAFRLQHQRKLLWLSTLGQRRTIDRLLGFLILLVEEFGEPCEQGYCLPFPLTHAQIGSAIGSTRVTVTRLIGKLRQRGIINTQKDNLICLSGDSVPKITPN; from the coding sequence ATGTATTCACCATCCGACCCATTAGAGGCATCCCGACCCTTTGTAACTTGGCAAAGGATCTTAGATTGGGGACAGGAACACTACCGTTATAGGACGTTTAGCAAAGATGAGCGGATTCCTACCCGTCCTGGGTTGTTGTATTTGGTAGAGCGGGGGGCAATCCGTTTGGTGGGTACTTCTCAAGTCAGCGCTAGCCCCAATTTTTCTGGATCTCAATGCTCCCATCAGAATATGGAAGAAGCGTTTTTAGGATTCATTGGTGCCGGTCAGCCCTTTGAAATTGTCGCCCTTTCACCCTTCACACTTCAGGCTTACTCCCACGTTGAGCAAACTGCTGTGGTATGGATGTACTGGGATGACTTAGACAACTGGCCACACTTCCGACGGGAGATCTTAGATGCATTTAGGCTTCAGCATCAACGCAAACTACTGTGGCTGAGTACCTTAGGACAGCGACGAACCATTGATCGGCTCTTGGGATTTCTCATACTATTGGTTGAAGAGTTCGGGGAACCGTGTGAGCAAGGTTACTGCTTACCATTTCCCTTAACTCACGCACAAATCGGTAGTGCCATTGGCTCCACCCGCGTGACTGTCACTCGCTTGATAGGAAAGCTTCGCCAACGAGGAATCATCAACACTCAGAAGGATAATTTAATTTGCTTATCAGGTGACTCAGTACCTAAGATAACTCCTAATTAG
- a CDS encoding DALR anticodon-binding domain-containing protein encodes MRSSSWRVNLSGNSAALSTRLQQQISRAMVYSGIPQLILETIPLERCSDNTGVAYRSAIALKLSRAMQQSPLAIAHQLTVSLPTITQDGGKQNLIEFEVEVAPPGWINFWLTDQGLATWLQDWIQPSTDTPISFRPQQGNKNLLPYLELSTQHSALFSQDTSKIFRVQYAHARCCSLLRLADRQGLIQIQSMDLKTSKGLIVVPYPIPWLKDDLGKGTKQPLIQLVDPAERLLIGQIMDLTDYLSGTKSKNWVNLASSLSNAFEQFYRSCRIWGEVKHQTPRLAQARLGLVGVTQVVLRSLLEEQLGVPAPGEL; translated from the coding sequence TTGAGGAGTAGCTCATGGCGCGTAAATTTGTCAGGTAATTCTGCTGCCCTGAGTACCCGATTACAACAACAGATATCGAGAGCAATGGTATATTCTGGTATTCCCCAGTTGATATTGGAAACAATTCCTTTAGAACGCTGCTCAGATAATACTGGTGTAGCATATCGCTCAGCGATCGCTCTCAAGCTTTCTCGCGCCATGCAGCAAAGTCCTCTAGCCATTGCTCATCAGTTAACTGTATCTTTGCCAACCATAACTCAAGATGGTGGGAAACAAAACTTGATCGAATTCGAGGTTGAAGTAGCTCCTCCAGGCTGGATTAATTTTTGGCTGACAGATCAGGGGTTAGCAACTTGGTTACAAGATTGGATTCAACCTTCAACAGACACCCCGATTAGCTTTCGGCCTCAACAAGGTAACAAGAATCTCTTGCCCTACTTAGAACTTAGCACTCAGCACTCAGCACTCTTCTCACAAGATACTTCCAAGATCTTTAGAGTTCAGTATGCCCATGCTCGTTGTTGCTCACTCCTGCGCTTGGCTGATCGCCAGGGCTTAATCCAGATTCAGAGTATGGACTTGAAAACCTCTAAGGGACTCATAGTTGTGCCATATCCAATTCCCTGGTTAAAAGACGACTTAGGAAAAGGAACAAAGCAGCCGCTTATACAGTTGGTCGATCCAGCAGAAAGACTCTTGATTGGTCAAATCATGGACTTGACAGACTACCTTAGTGGAACCAAATCAAAGAATTGGGTAAACTTGGCAAGTTCTCTGAGCAATGCTTTTGAGCAGTTCTACCGTAGCTGTCGCATTTGGGGGGAGGTGAAACACCAGACCCCTAGGCTGGCTCAAGCAAGGTTAGGATTAGTCGGAGTAACTCAAGTAGTCTTGCGATCGCTTCTAGAAGAGCAACTGGGTGTCCCTGCACCAGGTGAACTTTGA
- a CDS encoding photosystem I reaction center subunit II PsaD: MAEELTGQTPIFGGSTGGLLTKAEVEEKYAITWTSSKEQVFEMPTGGAAIMNEGENLLYLARKEQCLALGSQLRTFKPKILDYKIYRVYPNGEIQFLHPADGVFPEKVNEGRPYAGKMDRNIGSNPEPVTIKFSGKAPYEV, from the coding sequence ATGGCAGAAGAACTGACGGGACAAACTCCCATATTTGGTGGTAGCACTGGCGGATTGCTGACCAAAGCTGAAGTTGAAGAAAAATACGCTATCACCTGGACAAGCTCAAAAGAGCAAGTGTTTGAAATGCCTACTGGTGGCGCTGCCATCATGAATGAAGGGGAAAACTTGCTCTACTTAGCTCGTAAGGAACAGTGTCTGGCATTGGGAAGCCAACTGCGGACATTTAAGCCCAAAATCCTTGACTATAAAATTTACCGGGTTTATCCCAATGGTGAAATCCAGTTTCTGCATCCCGCAGATGGGGTATTCCCGGAGAAAGTCAACGAAGGGCGTCCCTATGCAGGGAAAATGGACCGCAATATTGGCAGCAACCCAGAACCTGTAACTATCAAGTTCAGTGGCAAGGCACCTTACGAGGTTTAA
- the trpE gene encoding anthranilate synthase component I — translation MIFPDFSQFSTVAQQGNFVPVTQEWVADLETPVSAWYKVCAGQPYSFLLESVEGGENLGRYSLLGCDPLWVLETRGNRTIQTNRDGSVTVFEGDPFETLANCLKSYQPVKLPQLPPGIGGLFGFWGYELISFCESRVPIYPLQSNDLPDGLWMQVDNLIIFDQVKRKIWVIAYADLRHAQGDLEAAYQQACDRVRTLVNKLQGQLLGKDTVLPWTPPDSATQELSYISNTDKSQFCANVEKAKDYIRAGDIFQVVLSQRLSTEYKGDPFALYRSLRLINPSPYMAYFNFGDWQIIGSSPEVMVKATASPKEKIQATLRPIAGTRRRGQTPEEDEALAQELLEDPKEIAEHVMLVDLGRNDLGRVCKSGTVRVDQLMLIERYSHVMHIVSNVVGELDASKTAWDLLKACFPAGTVSGAPKIRAMEIIQELEPERRGPYSGVYGWYDFEGQLNSAIAIRTMVVRPCGSGKHTVSVQAGAGLVADSDPEKEYQETLNKARGLLEAIRCLDFE, via the coding sequence ATGATTTTCCCAGATTTTTCCCAATTTTCAACCGTAGCTCAACAAGGTAATTTTGTGCCGGTAACCCAGGAGTGGGTGGCGGATTTAGAAACGCCAGTTTCTGCCTGGTACAAGGTCTGTGCTGGTCAACCCTACAGCTTCTTGTTGGAATCGGTAGAAGGTGGGGAAAATCTGGGACGTTACAGTTTACTAGGTTGTGACCCCCTGTGGGTATTGGAAACTAGGGGAAATCGCACGATTCAGACCAACCGGGATGGCTCAGTCACAGTATTTGAGGGAGACCCCTTTGAAACCTTAGCGAATTGTCTGAAATCCTATCAACCTGTAAAGTTACCCCAATTGCCCCCAGGAATTGGCGGTTTGTTCGGTTTCTGGGGTTATGAGTTAATTAGTTTTTGTGAATCCCGTGTGCCAATTTATCCCCTACAATCCAATGACTTGCCCGATGGATTGTGGATGCAAGTGGACAACCTGATTATTTTTGATCAGGTCAAGCGTAAGATTTGGGTGATCGCTTATGCTGATTTACGACATGCCCAAGGAGATTTAGAGGCAGCCTACCAACAAGCATGCGATCGCGTTCGTACTCTAGTCAACAAACTACAAGGACAGCTCTTAGGTAAGGACACAGTACTCCCATGGACACCTCCAGATAGTGCTACTCAAGAACTGTCTTATATAAGCAATACAGACAAGTCCCAATTCTGCGCTAATGTCGAAAAAGCGAAAGACTATATCCGAGCTGGGGATATCTTTCAGGTGGTATTGTCCCAGCGCCTCTCGACAGAATACAAGGGTGACCCTTTTGCCCTTTACCGTTCCCTAAGGCTGATTAATCCCTCCCCCTACATGGCGTATTTTAACTTTGGGGACTGGCAAATCATTGGATCTAGCCCAGAGGTAATGGTAAAGGCAACAGCTTCCCCAAAGGAAAAAATCCAGGCAACGTTACGACCAATTGCTGGAACTCGACGTCGGGGTCAAACCCCTGAAGAAGACGAAGCTCTGGCTCAGGAGTTACTCGAAGATCCAAAGGAAATTGCTGAACACGTTATGTTGGTTGACCTGGGTCGGAATGACCTCGGTCGTGTGTGCAAGAGTGGTACAGTCAGAGTTGATCAACTGATGCTAATTGAGCGCTACTCCCACGTTATGCACATTGTTAGCAATGTAGTAGGGGAGCTGGATGCTAGTAAAACAGCTTGGGATTTACTCAAAGCTTGTTTCCCTGCGGGGACAGTGAGTGGAGCTCCCAAAATTCGGGCAATGGAAATCATTCAGGAACTGGAACCAGAACGTCGCGGGCCTTACTCGGGTGTCTATGGCTGGTACGATTTTGAAGGTCAGCTCAATAGTGCGATCGCAATCCGGACTATGGTAGTTCGCCCATGTGGTTCTGGTAAACATACCGTGTCAGTGCAAGCTGGTGCTGGCTTGGTAGCAGATTCTGACCCAGAAAAAGAATATCAAGAAACCCTCAATAAAGCTAGAGGCTTACTAGAGGCTATCCGCTGTTTAGACTTTGAGTAG
- a CDS encoding FeoA family protein, with protein sequence MTLAELKPGKLAIIEKVQIGLQVEGLANRLEAIGIIPDRQVQVLRSAWFGGPLHIRVGSTTEVAIRRQEASMILVNPVKE encoded by the coding sequence ATGACTTTAGCCGAATTAAAACCTGGAAAGCTTGCCATTATCGAGAAAGTTCAGATAGGTTTGCAGGTCGAAGGTCTCGCTAATCGACTAGAAGCCATTGGCATTATTCCTGATAGACAGGTACAAGTGTTGCGCTCAGCCTGGTTTGGGGGACCGTTACACATTAGAGTTGGTTCCACCACAGAAGTAGCTATCCGACGGCAAGAAGCTAGCATGATTCTAGTTAACCCTGTCAAGGAATAG
- the crtA gene encoding cyanoexosortase A, producing the protein MKATHFATITHLKNAQFWLLGIAAGLIAIHLTLAERSNIADLLSTSFLFWVAVSYMVWEKRHTLHLESDIFSGVLGSSLICFVLIRSTFVSGYDIFIRFSPLIAVLGLGLLASGVKGLKQYWQHLTIFLCLAIPSGLPTLLIDVSTLTAKFSGLLLWYSGFEVSRQGVYLILPTGGIEVNPGCSGVSSILQLLGISLLFLFMFPTSRIQKVLVPLIAILVGFVVNSVRVGLMAILVAYSSHEAFEYWHFGDGSMIFSLVAVLIFGFFCHFLLQQNEPKTQD; encoded by the coding sequence ATGAAAGCTACTCACTTTGCCACCATTACACACCTAAAAAATGCCCAATTTTGGCTATTAGGTATAGCAGCTGGATTAATAGCAATTCACTTGACTCTGGCTGAAAGGAGTAACATTGCTGATTTACTAAGTACAAGTTTTTTATTTTGGGTTGCTGTGTCTTACATGGTATGGGAAAAACGCCATACCTTGCACCTGGAAAGTGATATTTTTTCTGGCGTTTTGGGGTCATCATTGATTTGTTTCGTACTGATAAGATCGACATTTGTATCAGGCTATGACATTTTTATCCGCTTTTCTCCTTTGATTGCAGTATTGGGTTTGGGACTGCTGGCATCTGGAGTGAAGGGATTAAAGCAATATTGGCAGCACCTTACTATATTTTTATGTCTCGCTATACCATCTGGATTGCCAACATTACTGATTGATGTATCGACATTAACTGCTAAGTTTTCAGGATTGCTCCTTTGGTACTCAGGATTTGAAGTCTCTCGCCAAGGAGTTTATTTAATACTGCCAACGGGAGGAATAGAAGTAAATCCAGGCTGTTCTGGCGTCAGCTCTATTCTTCAGTTGCTGGGAATATCGTTGTTATTCTTATTTATGTTCCCTACTAGTCGGATTCAAAAAGTTTTGGTACCATTAATAGCTATTTTAGTAGGATTTGTGGTCAATTCTGTTCGAGTTGGCCTTATGGCTATTTTAGTCGCATATTCCAGTCATGAAGCCTTTGAATATTGGCATTTTGGAGATGGTTCAATGATATTTTCATTGGTTGCTGTCCTGATTTTCGGGTTCTTCTGCCATTTTCTACTTCAACAGAATGAACCGAAGACTCAGGATTAA
- a CDS encoding cyanoexosortase A system-associated protein, with the protein MLDLKSLRIWLLASVFGGTFSVMGKVIWYPATSTRPITPFEFPATVPLPEWQPLESQALTGEIGEDKTLQAGKHYRYIQNDLPLDIKMRYLVHTGGDINKFLQKYTGIEPASQRLMVSRQQKKVGFHSLFVYQERAYLSSCINPRGGSTVTSYQFKKNRDIYDVRSRRLLLWLLGQVKLQDNRCLWAHLSIPLENSSPEAAYQVLENVWPDWYEWWYLHFPKP; encoded by the coding sequence ATGCTCGATTTGAAATCACTACGTATTTGGCTGCTAGCTTCTGTTTTTGGCGGTACTTTCTCAGTTATGGGCAAAGTAATTTGGTATCCAGCTACAAGTACTCGTCCCATCACCCCTTTTGAATTTCCAGCTACAGTTCCTTTACCAGAATGGCAGCCTCTGGAAAGTCAAGCTTTGACTGGTGAAATTGGTGAAGATAAAACACTACAAGCTGGCAAGCACTATCGATATATTCAGAATGATTTACCTCTAGATATAAAGATGCGCTATTTAGTTCACACCGGGGGTGATATTAATAAATTCCTTCAAAAGTACACAGGAATTGAACCTGCTAGTCAACGATTAATGGTGTCACGCCAGCAGAAAAAAGTAGGTTTTCATAGCTTATTTGTGTACCAAGAGCGGGCTTACTTGAGTTCTTGTATCAACCCCCGGGGTGGCAGTACGGTCACGAGTTATCAGTTCAAGAAAAATCGGGATATTTACGATGTACGCTCCCGTCGGCTGCTGCTATGGTTACTGGGTCAGGTAAAGTTGCAAGACAACCGCTGTCTCTGGGCTCATCTTTCTATTCCTCTAGAGAATTCTTCCCCTGAAGCTGCCTATCAAGTGCTGGAAAATGTTTGGCCTGACTGGTACGAGTGGTGGTATCTACACTTTCCTAAACCTTGA